A genomic stretch from Burkholderia pyrrocinia includes:
- the pyrH gene encoding UMP kinase, translating into MSNAYKRVLLKLSGEALMGDDAFGINRATIERMVADIAEVVRLGTQLAVVIGGGNIFRGVAGGAAGMDRATADYMGMLATMMNALALQDAMRHAGIEARVQSALRMDQVVEPYIRPRAIRQLEEGRVVIFAAGTGNPFFTTDTAAALRGSEVGAEVVLKATKVDGVYSADPKKDPSATRYTTISFDEAISRNLQVMDATAFALCRDQKLPIRVFSINKPGALKRIVLGEDEGTLVHV; encoded by the coding sequence ATGTCCAATGCCTATAAACGCGTCCTCCTCAAACTCTCCGGCGAAGCGCTGATGGGCGACGATGCCTTCGGCATCAATCGCGCGACGATCGAACGGATGGTGGCCGATATCGCCGAAGTCGTGCGTCTCGGTACGCAGCTGGCGGTCGTGATCGGTGGCGGTAATATTTTCCGCGGTGTCGCGGGCGGCGCGGCCGGCATGGACCGCGCGACTGCCGACTACATGGGGATGCTCGCGACGATGATGAACGCGCTGGCGCTGCAGGACGCGATGCGCCACGCCGGCATCGAGGCGCGCGTGCAATCCGCGCTGCGGATGGACCAGGTCGTCGAGCCGTACATCCGGCCCCGCGCGATCCGCCAGCTCGAGGAGGGCCGCGTCGTGATCTTCGCGGCCGGCACCGGCAACCCGTTCTTCACGACGGACACCGCCGCGGCACTGCGCGGCTCGGAAGTGGGCGCCGAGGTCGTACTGAAGGCGACCAAGGTCGATGGCGTATATTCTGCCGATCCGAAGAAGGATCCGTCGGCCACGCGCTACACGACGATCAGCTTCGACGAGGCGATCAGCCGCAACCTGCAGGTGATGGACGCGACGGCGTTTGCGCTGTGCCGCGACCAGAAGCTGCCGATTCGCGTGTTTTCGATCAACAAGCCGGGCGCGCTCAAGCGCATCGTGCTGGGCGAGGACGAAGGTACGCTCGTCCACGTGTAA
- the tsf gene encoding translation elongation factor Ts, with translation MAAITASMVAELRAKTDAPMMECKKALTEADGDLAKAEELLRVKLGNKASKAASRVTAEGVVASFVGGNAGALVELNCETDFVAKNDDFLAFSKTVAELVATQNPADVAALSALPLEGSTVDAVRLALIGKIGENVSIRRFVRFETANKIATYLHGARIGVIVEYTGAEEQVGKDVAMHIAAMKPVALSSADVPAELIETERRVAEQKAAESGKPAEIVAKMVDGSVQKYLKEVSLLNQTFVKNDKQTIEQMLKAADSAVQKFALFVVGEGIEKRQDDFAAEVAAQVAAAKQQ, from the coding sequence ATGGCGGCAATTACCGCAAGCATGGTGGCAGAACTGCGCGCGAAGACCGACGCACCGATGATGGAGTGCAAGAAGGCGCTGACGGAAGCCGACGGCGATCTGGCCAAGGCTGAAGAGCTGCTGCGCGTCAAGCTCGGCAACAAGGCGAGCAAGGCGGCATCGCGCGTGACGGCCGAAGGCGTCGTCGCATCGTTCGTCGGCGGCAACGCAGGCGCGCTGGTCGAACTGAACTGCGAAACCGACTTCGTCGCGAAGAACGACGACTTCCTCGCATTCTCGAAGACGGTCGCCGAACTCGTCGCGACGCAGAACCCGGCCGACGTGGCCGCGCTGTCGGCGCTGCCGCTCGAAGGCTCGACGGTCGACGCAGTGCGCCTGGCACTGATCGGCAAGATCGGCGAGAACGTGTCGATCCGCCGTTTCGTCCGCTTCGAAACCGCGAACAAGATCGCAACGTACCTGCACGGCGCGCGCATCGGCGTGATCGTCGAGTACACGGGTGCGGAAGAGCAGGTCGGCAAGGACGTCGCGATGCACATCGCGGCAATGAAGCCGGTCGCGCTGTCGTCGGCCGACGTGCCGGCCGAGCTGATCGAGACGGAACGCCGTGTGGCGGAGCAGAAGGCCGCGGAATCGGGCAAGCCGGCCGAGATCGTCGCGAAGATGGTCGACGGTAGCGTCCAGAAGTACCTGAAGGAAGTGTCGCTGCTGAACCAGACGTTCGTGAAGAACGACAAGCAGACGATCGAGCAGATGCTGAAGGCAGCGGATTCCGCCGTGCAGAAGTTCGCGCTGTTCGTCGTCGGCGAAGGCATCGAGAAGCGCCAGGACGACTTCGCCGCCGAAGTGGCCGCGCAAGTCGCAGCAGCAAAGCAGCAGTAA
- the rpsB gene encoding 30S ribosomal protein S2: MAVTMRQMLEAGVHFGHQTRFWNPKMAPFIFGHRNKIHIINLEKTLPMFTDAQKYVRQLAANRGTILFVGTKRQSRDTIAQEAQRAGMPYVNARWLGGMMTNFKTLKVSIKRLKDMEAAVESGETEKMSKKEALLFEREIAKLQKSIGGVKDMGGIPDAIFVVDVGYHKIAVTEANKLGVPVIAVVDTNHSPEGVDYVIPGNDDSSKAVALYAEGVADAILEGRANAVNEVVQAARGDDEYVEENA, encoded by the coding sequence ATGGCAGTTACGATGCGCCAAATGCTGGAAGCGGGTGTCCACTTCGGTCACCAGACGCGCTTCTGGAACCCGAAGATGGCACCGTTCATTTTCGGTCACCGCAACAAGATTCACATCATCAACCTCGAAAAGACGCTGCCGATGTTCACGGACGCACAGAAGTACGTGCGCCAGCTGGCAGCGAACCGCGGCACGATCCTGTTCGTCGGCACGAAGCGCCAGTCGCGCGACACGATCGCCCAGGAAGCGCAGCGCGCGGGCATGCCGTACGTCAATGCACGCTGGCTCGGCGGCATGATGACCAACTTCAAGACGCTGAAGGTGTCGATCAAGCGCCTGAAGGACATGGAAGCGGCCGTCGAATCGGGCGAAACCGAGAAGATGAGCAAGAAGGAAGCGCTGCTGTTCGAACGTGAAATCGCCAAGCTGCAGAAGTCGATCGGCGGCGTGAAGGACATGGGCGGCATTCCGGACGCAATCTTCGTCGTCGACGTCGGCTACCACAAGATTGCCGTCACCGAAGCGAACAAGCTGGGCGTGCCGGTCATCGCCGTGGTCGATACGAACCACTCGCCGGAAGGCGTGGACTACGTGATCCCGGGCAACGACGACTCGAGCAAGGCAGTCGCGCTGTACGCGGAAGGCGTGGCCGACGCGATCCTGGAAGGCCGTGCGAACGCGGTCAACGAAGTGGTCCAGGCAGCGCGCGGCGACGACGAGTACGTCGAGGAAAACGCGTAA
- the map gene encoding type I methionyl aminopeptidase translates to MTITLKNEHDIAEMRVACRLASEVLDFITPHVVAGITTAELDRLCHEFMLNEQGTIPAPLNYQPPGYPPYPKATCISVNDVICHGIPGEKVIKNGDALNIDITVIKNGYFGDTSRMFIVGEGSILAKRLVQTTYECMWLGIDQVKPGAHLGDIGHAIQKHAEAQGYSVVREYCGHGIGTVFHEDPQVVHYGRPGTGIELKPGMIFTIEPMINAGKRDIRTMPDQWTVKTRDRSLSAQWEHTVLVTETGYEVLTVSAGTPARPVFAQPAAAV, encoded by the coding sequence ATGACTATTACGCTCAAAAACGAACACGATATCGCCGAGATGCGCGTCGCCTGCCGTCTCGCGAGCGAAGTGCTCGACTTCATCACGCCGCACGTCGTCGCGGGCATCACGACCGCCGAACTCGATCGCCTCTGCCACGAGTTCATGCTCAACGAACAGGGCACGATCCCCGCGCCGCTGAACTACCAGCCGCCCGGCTATCCGCCGTACCCGAAGGCCACCTGCATTTCGGTCAACGACGTGATCTGCCACGGCATTCCCGGCGAGAAGGTGATCAAGAACGGCGACGCGCTGAACATCGACATCACCGTGATCAAGAACGGCTACTTCGGCGACACGAGCCGGATGTTCATCGTCGGCGAGGGCTCGATCCTCGCGAAGCGCCTCGTGCAGACCACCTACGAATGCATGTGGCTCGGCATCGACCAGGTCAAGCCCGGCGCGCACCTCGGCGACATCGGCCACGCGATCCAGAAACATGCGGAAGCGCAGGGCTACAGCGTCGTGCGCGAATACTGCGGCCACGGCATCGGCACGGTGTTCCACGAAGATCCGCAGGTCGTCCACTACGGCCGTCCGGGCACGGGCATCGAGCTGAAGCCCGGGATGATCTTCACGATCGAGCCGATGATCAACGCCGGCAAGCGCGACATCCGCACGATGCCCGACCAGTGGACGGTCAAGACGCGCGACCGCAGCCTGTCCGCGCAGTGGGAGCACACGGTGCTCGTCACCGAAACCGGCTACGAAGTGCTGACCGTGTCGGCCGGCACGCCGGCGCGCCCCGTGTTCGCGCAACCGGCCGCCGCAGTCTGA
- a CDS encoding [protein-PII] uridylyltransferase yields MSAHAAPSPDALSRRAEFKAAKADMLERFRRATNVASLMHAQSKLTDDALKRVWDDCGLPATLALVAVGGYGRGELAPYSDVDILVLLPDAHDPALDPRIERFIGMAWDLGLEIGSSVRTVAQCIEEASQDVTVQTSLLEARRIVGSTALFERFTVRYHEALDARAFFTAKVLEMRQRHAKFQDTPYSLEPNVKESPGGLRDLQTILWIARAAGFGSSWRELDTRGLITDREARELRRNEGFLKTLRARLHVIAGRRQDMLVFDLQTQAAESFGYQPTQAKRASEQLMRRYYWAAKAVTQLATILIQNIEAQLFPATSGITRVLSPDRFVEKQGMLEIVDDGVFERHPDAILEAFLLYETTRGVKGLSARTLRALYNSREIMNNAWRRDPQNRDTFMRILQQPEGITHAFRLMNQTSVLGRYLLNFRRIVGQMQHDLYHVYTVDQHILMVLRNIRRFAVAEHAHEYPFCSQLIGNFDRPWVLYVAALFHDIAKGRGGDHSTLGMADARRFCREHGIAGDDAALIVWLVQHHLTMSQVAQKQDTSDPEVIKRFAELVGNERRLTALYLLTVADIRGTSPKVWNTWKGKLLEDLYRVTLAVLGGANPDAHSELKSRQEQALALLRLETVPDDAHRALWDQLDVGFFLRHDAADIAWQTRVLYRHVNAETAIVRARPSPIGDALQVLVYVKDRPDLFADICAYFDRNGLSVLDARVSTTRHGYALDNFIVTQTERDVRYRDIANLVEQQLAARLTETAPLPEPSKGRLSRLSRTFPITPRVDLRADERGQYYILSVSANDRPGLLYSIARVLAEHRIGVHAARINTLGERVEDIFLLAGAGLSDNRLQIQLETELLRAIAV; encoded by the coding sequence ATGAGCGCTCACGCCGCCCCCTCGCCCGACGCGCTGTCGCGGCGCGCCGAATTCAAGGCCGCCAAGGCCGACATGCTCGAGCGCTTTCGTCGCGCGACGAACGTCGCGTCTCTGATGCACGCGCAGTCGAAACTCACCGACGACGCACTGAAGCGCGTGTGGGACGATTGCGGGCTGCCGGCGACGCTCGCGCTCGTCGCCGTCGGCGGCTACGGGCGCGGCGAGCTCGCCCCTTATTCCGACGTCGACATCCTCGTGCTGCTGCCCGATGCGCACGACCCGGCGCTCGACCCGCGCATCGAGCGTTTCATCGGGATGGCATGGGATCTCGGCCTCGAGATCGGCAGCAGCGTGCGCACGGTCGCGCAATGCATCGAGGAGGCATCGCAGGACGTCACGGTGCAAACCTCGCTGCTGGAAGCGCGCCGCATCGTCGGCAGCACCGCGCTGTTCGAGCGCTTCACGGTGCGCTACCACGAGGCGCTCGACGCCCGCGCGTTCTTCACCGCGAAGGTGCTCGAGATGCGCCAGCGCCACGCGAAGTTCCAGGACACGCCGTACAGCCTCGAACCGAACGTGAAGGAAAGCCCCGGCGGGCTGCGCGACCTGCAGACGATCCTGTGGATCGCGCGCGCGGCGGGTTTCGGCAGCAGCTGGCGCGAGCTCGACACGCGCGGCCTCATCACCGATCGCGAAGCGCGCGAGCTGCGCCGCAACGAGGGTTTCCTGAAGACGCTGCGCGCACGGCTGCACGTGATCGCCGGCCGCCGCCAGGACATGCTCGTGTTCGACCTGCAGACGCAGGCCGCGGAGAGCTTCGGCTACCAGCCGACGCAGGCCAAGCGCGCGAGCGAGCAGCTGATGCGCCGCTATTACTGGGCCGCGAAAGCCGTCACGCAGCTCGCGACGATCCTGATCCAGAACATCGAGGCGCAGCTCTTCCCCGCGACGAGCGGCATCACGCGCGTGCTGTCGCCCGACCGCTTCGTCGAGAAGCAGGGGATGCTCGAGATCGTCGACGACGGCGTGTTCGAACGCCATCCCGATGCGATCCTCGAAGCGTTCCTGCTGTACGAAACGACCCGCGGCGTGAAGGGCCTGTCCGCGCGCACGCTGCGCGCGCTGTACAACTCGCGCGAAATCATGAACAACGCGTGGCGCCGCGATCCGCAGAACCGCGACACGTTCATGCGGATCCTGCAGCAGCCCGAAGGAATCACGCACGCGTTCCGGCTGATGAACCAGACGAGCGTGCTCGGCCGCTATCTGCTGAACTTCCGCCGCATCGTCGGCCAGATGCAGCACGACCTGTACCACGTGTACACGGTCGACCAGCACATCCTGATGGTGTTGCGCAACATCCGCCGCTTCGCGGTCGCCGAGCATGCGCACGAATACCCGTTCTGCAGCCAGCTGATCGGCAACTTCGACCGTCCGTGGGTGCTGTATGTCGCGGCGCTGTTCCACGACATCGCGAAGGGCCGCGGCGGCGACCACTCGACGCTCGGGATGGCCGATGCGCGGCGCTTCTGCCGCGAACACGGGATCGCCGGCGACGACGCAGCGCTGATCGTGTGGCTCGTCCAGCATCACCTGACGATGAGCCAGGTCGCGCAGAAGCAGGACACGAGCGACCCCGAAGTCATCAAGCGCTTCGCCGAACTCGTCGGCAACGAACGGCGCCTCACCGCGCTCTACCTGCTGACCGTCGCCGATATCCGCGGCACGAGCCCGAAGGTGTGGAACACGTGGAAGGGCAAGCTGCTCGAGGATCTGTACCGCGTCACGCTCGCGGTGCTCGGCGGCGCGAACCCCGATGCACACTCGGAGCTGAAGTCGCGGCAGGAACAGGCGCTCGCGCTGCTGCGCCTCGAGACCGTGCCCGACGACGCGCACCGCGCGCTGTGGGATCAGCTCGACGTCGGCTTCTTCCTGCGTCACGATGCGGCCGACATCGCATGGCAGACGCGTGTGCTGTACCGGCACGTGAACGCCGAAACCGCGATCGTCCGCGCGCGGCCGTCGCCGATCGGCGACGCGCTGCAGGTGCTCGTGTACGTGAAGGACCGCCCCGACCTGTTCGCGGACATCTGCGCGTATTTCGACCGCAACGGGCTGTCGGTGCTCGACGCGCGCGTCAGCACGACGCGGCACGGCTACGCGCTCGACAACTTCATCGTCACGCAGACCGAACGCGACGTGCGGTACCGCGACATCGCGAATCTCGTCGAACAGCAGCTCGCGGCGCGGCTCACCGAAACCGCACCGCTGCCGGAACCGTCCAAGGGCCGCCTGTCGAGGCTGTCCCGAACCTTTCCGATCACGCCGCGCGTCGACCTGCGGGCCGACGAGCGCGGTCAGTACTACATCCTGTCCGTGTCCGCCAACGACCGGCCGGGCCTTCTCTATTCGATCGCGCGCGTACTCGCCGAGCATCGGATCGGCGTCCACGCGGCGCGGATCAATACGCTCGGCGAACGCGTCGAGGACATCTTCCTGCTCGCGGGCGCCGGCTTGTCCGACAACCGCCTGCAGATCCAGCTCGAAACCGAATTGCTGCGTGCGATCGCAGTCTGA